The Candidatus Hydrogenedens sp. genome includes a region encoding these proteins:
- a CDS encoding glycosyltransferase family 4 protein, whose product MATEKKIIFIDFNFSWKPNGGADVDTYHVLKKLHEKGYPLLFIGIAEDGATDRGKFDPTQLPFPAERVLIPEKKWNPYEIFNRIKLYLDSFKPNLIFLQHGFIIKIPVTHLIKMYYPHIPLISRIFAHEIFCLRNPLRFKHQKPCKLSIFETPDYCRKCSLEGLKYEIKTSNITSWGKDYIRSKAYSLYFIRNYHNTVQKWDKIIVYNKTFQKELEQYKISSVVIPGGIEPEPFLQIPLPKPKKDNEEKIILMSGRCDEPTKGMSILFEAGKRLREKRNDFKIYLTSFNISLYNEWFIPTGWLSHEQLLKMYAIADICVVPSLWEEPFGLVVLESMATGRTVCASNIGGLSEIIQHNSTGILFEPSNYIALAKELENLLNTSQTRITLGSNARNYVIQNHTWEKIVNNYYIPLIEQSLPTQENHK is encoded by the coding sequence TTGGCAACTGAGAAAAAAATAATATTTATAGATTTTAATTTTTCATGGAAACCTAATGGCGGTGCTGATGTAGATACTTATCATGTCTTAAAAAAATTGCATGAAAAAGGTTATCCTCTTCTCTTTATCGGTATAGCAGAAGATGGGGCTACTGACCGTGGAAAATTTGACCCAACCCAGCTTCCTTTCCCAGCGGAGCGAGTTTTAATTCCAGAAAAAAAATGGAACCCCTATGAAATATTCAATCGCATTAAACTCTATTTAGACTCATTCAAACCAAATCTAATTTTTCTACAACATGGATTTATTATAAAAATACCCGTCACACATTTGATAAAGATGTACTACCCACATATACCACTTATCTCGAGAATATTTGCACACGAAATTTTTTGTTTAAGAAACCCATTACGATTTAAACATCAAAAACCATGTAAGTTAAGCATATTCGAAACGCCTGATTATTGCCGAAAATGTTCTTTGGAAGGATTAAAATATGAAATTAAAACCTCAAATATAACGAGTTGGGGAAAAGATTATATAAGGAGCAAAGCCTATTCATTATATTTTATTCGTAATTATCACAATACAGTGCAAAAATGGGATAAAATTATTGTTTATAACAAAACCTTCCAAAAAGAATTAGAACAATATAAAATTAGTAGTGTTGTTATCCCAGGAGGTATAGAACCAGAGCCTTTTTTACAAATACCTTTACCCAAACCCAAAAAAGATAATGAAGAAAAAATAATTCTTATGTCTGGCAGATGTGATGAACCTACAAAAGGAATGTCCATTTTATTTGAGGCAGGAAAACGACTTCGAGAGAAAAGAAATGATTTTAAAATATACCTTACCTCTTTCAATATATCTTTGTACAATGAATGGTTTATCCCTACTGGTTGGCTATCCCATGAACAACTACTCAAAATGTATGCAATCGCTGATATTTGTGTAGTGCCAAGTTTATGGGAAGAGCCATTTGGTTTAGTTGTATTAGAATCAATGGCGACTGGAAGAACTGTTTGTGCCAGTAATATTGGAGGATTATCAGAAATAATACAACACAATTCAACGGGTATCCTGTTCGAACCTTCAAATTACATTGCATTGGCAAAGGAATTAGAAAACCTTTTAAATACTTCCCAAACACGAATAACATTAGGTAGTAATGCAAGAAATTATGTCATTCAAAATCATACTTGGGAAAAAATAGTAAACAATTATTATATTCCATTAATTGAACAATCTTTGCCAACACAGGAGAATCATAAATGA
- a CDS encoding glycosyltransferase family 2 protein gives MPYFSLIIPTYNEEHQIEATLNYVFEYLKKQSFSFEIIISDDGSKDNTVQKANHWAEQYPEQIKVIQFTTNEGKGKVVKEAMLHHANGDICCFYDADASTPIEETQKLINEIQQGYDVAIASRALPESIIEISQPFYRQLMGKIYNLILRFFRLTHFKDTQCGCKCFTKKAVQIIFPRQTLNRFSFDAEILFIAEKHNLKIKEVPTRWRNRKESRVHPLKDSVKMFCDLFKIRLNAIKGLYN, from the coding sequence TTGCCTTATTTTTCCTTAATAATCCCCACATACAATGAAGAACATCAAATTGAAGCAACTTTAAACTATGTATTTGAGTATTTGAAAAAGCAATCTTTTTCCTTTGAAATTATAATCTCTGACGACGGTAGTAAGGACAACACAGTCCAGAAAGCCAATCATTGGGCGGAACAATATCCTGAACAAATCAAAGTTATTCAATTTACCACAAACGAGGGAAAAGGTAAAGTTGTCAAAGAAGCCATGCTTCATCATGCCAATGGAGATATTTGTTGCTTTTATGACGCAGATGCTTCTACCCCTATTGAAGAAACTCAAAAACTTATCAATGAAATTCAACAAGGTTATGATGTAGCCATAGCTTCAAGAGCGTTACCTGAATCAATAATTGAAATTTCTCAACCTTTCTATCGACAACTCATGGGAAAAATTTATAATCTTATTCTACGATTTTTTAGATTAACTCACTTTAAGGATACACAATGTGGATGTAAATGCTTTACTAAAAAAGCTGTTCAAATTATTTTCCCAAGACAAACCTTAAATCGGTTTAGTTTTGATGCTGAAATTTTGTTTATTGCAGAAAAACATAATCTTAAAATTAAAGAAGTTCCTACACGTTGGAGAAATCGCAAAGAATCGAGAGTTCACCCCTTAAAAGATTCTGTTAAAATGTTTTGCGATTTGTTTAAAATCCGTTTAAATGCAATCAAAGGTTTATATAATTAG
- a CDS encoding DUF1080 domain-containing protein — protein MQYVQSHFLISILLAFALLSTLAIYAEESDDYVMGNYQGSISGKLWEGKNFKAQVIAQGNGRYRCLLLFSQGNEPEQRVEIKGMKAPSGPAGILEQDKEKAKKMAEINFDGDVDFGKNYGGKGKVLGQIKNETFKGTIEQGKEKATFELKRVFLTSPTLGQQPPEGAVVLMDGKSLDKWDVKPHWQLVEDGSAKTVATSLWTKEEYGDGLYHIEFMCPFMPNETGQARGNSGVYIFGRYEVQVLDSFGDLPADNLCGGIYKAATPKVCASLPPLQWQTYDITFTGPKFDENGKKIKNAFITVYHNGILIHDNVELKGPTPGGVSEQETPKGVLMLQDHGDPVRYRNVWYQPAN, from the coding sequence ATGCAATATGTACAATCTCATTTTTTAATTTCCATTTTACTTGCATTTGCTCTTTTGTCAACTCTTGCAATATATGCAGAGGAAAGTGATGATTATGTTATGGGTAATTATCAAGGAAGCATAAGTGGAAAACTATGGGAAGGTAAAAATTTCAAAGCCCAAGTAATAGCCCAGGGAAATGGTCGTTATCGTTGCCTACTCCTTTTCTCCCAAGGGAATGAGCCTGAACAACGTGTAGAAATAAAAGGGATGAAAGCACCTTCTGGACCCGCTGGAATTTTGGAACAAGACAAGGAAAAAGCAAAAAAGATGGCGGAAATCAATTTTGATGGTGATGTAGATTTTGGGAAGAATTATGGTGGTAAAGGAAAGGTTCTTGGACAAATAAAGAACGAAACATTTAAAGGAACCATTGAACAAGGAAAAGAGAAAGCCACGTTCGAACTCAAACGTGTTTTTCTAACATCACCTACGTTAGGGCAACAACCACCAGAAGGGGCTGTTGTTCTTATGGATGGCAAAAGTTTAGATAAATGGGATGTAAAACCCCATTGGCAGTTAGTTGAAGATGGTTCCGCTAAAACAGTAGCCACAAGTTTATGGACAAAAGAAGAATACGGAGACGGGTTATACCATATTGAGTTCATGTGTCCATTCATGCCTAACGAGACAGGCCAAGCAAGAGGTAACAGTGGCGTTTATATCTTTGGAAGATACGAGGTCCAGGTGTTAGATAGTTTTGGTGATTTACCTGCGGATAATCTTTGTGGAGGCATCTATAAAGCGGCGACACCAAAAGTCTGTGCTTCCCTACCTCCATTACAGTGGCAAACATATGACATCACTTTCACAGGTCCTAAATTCGACGAGAATGGCAAAAAAATTAAAAACGCTTTCATTACGGTATATCACAATGGCATCCTTATTCATGACAATGTAGAACTTAAAGGACCGACCCCAGGTGGTGTAAGTGAGCAGGAAACACCCAAAGGTGTGCTTATGCTTCAAGACCACGGTGACCCTGTTCGTTATAGAAATGTATGGTACCAACCAGCGAACTAA
- a CDS encoding glycosyltransferase family 4 protein, with translation MKICFIDTLFNWPPRGGADVDVFNILSILHKKNYDVLLLSLSSTKLTRGVFIPETLPFPTKKLNVNFKTSSLKTIKDYFIHSVSDFNPDILIIGDSFFLKPIITLFFKDASIPIIWRQYAYELLCHKDIVKYRNNKPCPLDYLSTTDVCRQCFLHHQKESLKSYQFNAWLEEYILTKAYKTNYLNILTSSLSRVKQVIVYSDTMQNCWKCYHPNTRIIPGGVDTQMFHPSQNTNIYSHDIKKILFPGRVEDEVKGFHVLYEACKQLRNKRIDFELICTSGWSTGYPDWVKFIGWYSHYELPSIYTTADICVIPSLWEEPFGLVALEAMASSKPIIASNIGGLKSVILHGETGLLYPPTDKNILMTHLDSLLSNETLRSNLGTAGRNHVIKNYTWEKIVEDYYEPLIFNKPK, from the coding sequence ATGAAAATATGTTTTATCGACACATTATTTAATTGGCCACCCAGAGGAGGTGCGGATGTCGATGTTTTTAATATCCTCTCGATACTTCACAAAAAGAACTATGATGTCTTGCTTCTATCTTTATCATCAACAAAACTAACAAGAGGGGTATTTATCCCAGAGACACTTCCTTTCCCTACAAAAAAGTTAAATGTAAATTTCAAAACATCCTCACTAAAAACAATAAAAGATTATTTTATTCATTCAGTATCCGACTTTAATCCCGATATTCTTATAATCGGGGATAGCTTTTTTCTAAAACCCATTATCACCCTATTTTTTAAGGATGCTTCTATTCCAATCATCTGGCGTCAATACGCTTATGAACTCTTGTGTCACAAAGACATTGTTAAATACCGAAACAACAAACCATGCCCTCTTGATTATTTATCCACTACAGATGTATGTCGTCAATGTTTCCTTCACCACCAAAAAGAAAGTTTGAAATCTTACCAGTTCAATGCATGGCTTGAAGAATATATTCTAACCAAAGCATATAAGACGAACTATCTTAACATATTAACATCTTCATTAAGTAGAGTAAAACAAGTGATCGTATACTCTGATACTATGCAAAATTGCTGGAAATGTTACCATCCCAATACGAGGATTATCCCAGGTGGTGTTGATACACAGATGTTCCATCCATCACAAAATACGAATATTTACAGCCATGATATAAAGAAAATTCTATTCCCTGGTCGCGTCGAAGATGAGGTTAAAGGATTTCATGTACTATACGAAGCCTGCAAACAATTAAGAAATAAAAGAATTGATTTTGAACTTATATGCACCTCGGGATGGAGTACAGGTTACCCCGATTGGGTAAAATTTATTGGCTGGTATAGTCATTATGAGTTACCTTCTATATACACAACCGCTGACATTTGTGTTATCCCAAGCTTATGGGAAGAGCCCTTTGGGCTCGTAGCATTGGAGGCTATGGCTTCCAGTAAACCCATCATTGCAAGCAATATAGGTGGGCTTAAATCTGTCATTCTACATGGAGAAACAGGTTTATTATACCCACCAACGGATAAAAATATATTAATGACTCATTTAGACTCTCTATTATCAAATGAAACATTAAGGAGCAACTTAGGAACAGCTGGAAGAAATCATGTAATTAAAAACTATACATGGGAAAAAATAGTTGAGGATTACTATGAGCCACTTATTTTTAATAAACCAAAATAA
- a CDS encoding glycosyltransferase, whose product MSQEFEITKKMRTKRGFIFQYNRFNEIIPLEDLKKWARVNYDSFKVDKTDFFSGSHEDIGNIKNLLQFINDIIQCNVSWGTNLTEPPKNIENLKNFNLLDIFLIATNLSLDQLKNWAHIGNELNIPIRLYCVYPFPFNLNSSEEDIIEVLKTFASITFVHKYPFINNKNIEINQETIKDWAKISKTFYHSNVPVNILGIPYCLVEPQLFPAIINTQQYFSDTEFYLQSSFELAQLLWNFKASKIRKILEMKIREKTSFHSGIDQLVLPWILNHPGLYVPLWAWHKLTRHWESKKKPQPLPENTTLLEQKILELQKQKEKEWGTKCASCSLRYVCDKGKNNFIKLIFTPKPIDGDIIRDPLIFRKSPPYYLDKVEKEHLNIYSQFQELYNNAIQIMLHEKPWKEVQPEDYEIENHMTHYMPGAVRWFSFSRNELQSTPLCRTEPPLTISVTFGGGFAEQIGFSFGPHIKLVCPMIAQSHKLTLHIDKDGYYILIRDNEVVAPTEFANSAFVPTRLPGILEPRISIWNIDGEIVTQGITLWKQIEEHKEERKATFSVLYVCSRYANRLKASLLSLVHQTNIKPAQIEVVIAYVPGLDATDDIINCFENTFPEIKIIRSPFNQSFWKSKGVLINSSLPLCSGDWIVLLDADIVVPPNFFAELNKVESSTLFVAPDGRKMLSPETTSKIILGLIKPWEQYEELLNSPGEWRRKEAQGIPIGFCQCCRKEVFNKITYPEFNHFEGADWFFGKSIIETFGPEHRLNNVVVLHLDHGGSQWYGSLQHR is encoded by the coding sequence ATGAGTCAAGAATTTGAAATAACAAAAAAGATGCGAACAAAACGAGGTTTTATCTTCCAATATAACCGATTTAATGAAATCATACCATTAGAAGACTTAAAAAAATGGGCTCGTGTTAATTATGATTCTTTTAAGGTAGATAAAACCGATTTCTTTTCAGGTTCACATGAGGACATTGGAAATATAAAAAATCTTTTACAATTTATAAATGACATTATTCAATGTAATGTCTCCTGGGGAACAAATCTTACCGAACCGCCTAAGAATATTGAAAATCTTAAAAACTTTAATTTGCTTGATATATTTCTAATTGCTACAAATCTCTCATTAGACCAATTAAAAAACTGGGCACATATAGGTAATGAATTAAACATACCTATACGGCTTTACTGTGTTTATCCATTTCCTTTTAATCTAAACTCATCAGAAGAAGATATTATAGAAGTACTTAAAACGTTTGCCTCAATTACATTTGTTCATAAATATCCATTCATAAATAATAAAAACATAGAAATAAATCAAGAAACAATAAAAGATTGGGCTAAAATAAGCAAAACATTTTACCATTCAAATGTTCCAGTTAACATTTTAGGAATTCCTTATTGTCTTGTCGAACCGCAATTATTTCCAGCCATTATCAACACACAACAGTATTTCTCCGATACTGAATTTTACCTTCAATCCTCCTTTGAACTCGCTCAACTTTTATGGAATTTCAAAGCCTCCAAAATTAGAAAAATATTGGAAATGAAGATACGAGAAAAAACTTCATTTCACAGCGGTATTGACCAGTTAGTTTTGCCATGGATACTCAATCATCCTGGCTTATACGTCCCTCTATGGGCATGGCATAAATTAACTCGACACTGGGAATCAAAGAAGAAACCTCAACCACTTCCCGAAAATACGACACTATTAGAGCAAAAAATATTAGAACTCCAAAAGCAAAAGGAAAAGGAATGGGGTACAAAATGTGCATCCTGCTCGTTAAGATATGTTTGTGACAAAGGTAAAAATAACTTTATAAAACTAATATTTACGCCGAAACCTATCGATGGAGATATTATAAGAGACCCGTTAATATTTCGGAAATCACCTCCATATTATTTAGATAAAGTTGAAAAAGAACACTTAAATATCTATTCTCAATTTCAAGAGTTATACAATAATGCAATTCAAATAATGCTTCATGAAAAACCATGGAAAGAAGTTCAACCTGAAGATTATGAGATAGAAAATCACATGACCCACTATATGCCTGGAGCGGTGCGTTGGTTTTCTTTTAGCCGTAATGAGTTACAGAGCACTCCTTTGTGTAGAACAGAACCACCATTAACTATCTCTGTGACCTTTGGAGGTGGCTTTGCAGAACAAATTGGATTTAGTTTTGGACCTCATATAAAACTCGTCTGCCCCATGATAGCTCAAAGCCATAAACTTACTTTACATATTGACAAAGATGGCTATTATATCCTTATCAGAGACAATGAAGTTGTTGCTCCAACAGAATTCGCAAACTCTGCTTTTGTCCCGACAAGACTTCCTGGGATATTAGAACCGAGAATATCCATTTGGAACATAGATGGTGAAATTGTTACTCAAGGGATAACACTATGGAAACAGATTGAAGAACATAAAGAGGAGAGGAAAGCAACGTTTTCGGTACTCTATGTTTGCTCCCGTTATGCAAACCGATTAAAAGCATCTTTGCTAAGCCTTGTTCATCAAACCAATATAAAGCCTGCACAAATAGAGGTGGTCATAGCCTATGTCCCAGGATTGGATGCGACAGATGACATCATAAATTGTTTTGAAAATACATTCCCAGAAATTAAAATTATCCGCTCACCTTTCAATCAGAGTTTCTGGAAATCAAAAGGTGTACTCATCAATTCTTCTTTACCATTATGCTCAGGGGATTGGATTGTCTTATTAGATGCAGACATTGTAGTACCACCCAACTTCTTTGCAGAATTAAATAAAGTGGAATCTTCTACTTTATTTGTTGCTCCCGATGGTCGAAAAATGTTATCACCTGAGACGACTTCTAAGATAATCTTAGGTTTGATAAAACCCTGGGAACAGTATGAAGAATTACTAAATAGCCCAGGCGAATGGAGAAGAAAAGAAGCTCAGGGTATTCCAATCGGCTTCTGTCAGTGCTGTCGAAAAGAGGTCTTTAACAAAATTACCTATCCAGAATTCAATCACTTTGAAGGAGCAGATTGGTTCTTTGGTAAATCCATCATAGAAACATTCGGTCCTGAACATCGACTAAACAATGTTGTTGTATTACACCTTGACCATGGGGGTAGCCAATGGTATGGCTCATTACAACATAGATAA